CCATTTTCAGATTACATATGATCCACATTCTCTCATTAGCCTAGCTATCTAAATGTGTGATCAAAGACTAGCTAGTACTTAGAAGTGAAAGAGAAAGCATGCATGCATGCAAGTAATTAACAAAGTTGAACAACAACAAAAATATATATAAACCAGTCACTAATTAACATTACTTGCCCATTGAAACAACCTAACTACTAGTATGCTAATATATATGATCGACATACACCTCATCATCAGGCAAGTACTCTTAAAATTCAATTGATCAATTAGCTCCGGCCATTGATCAGTCTCATTTGGACAGAGACCGAGATGGTGAAGCCTCAGAGCAAGGCACCGACCCCGACGGAGAACCGGTGTGCCTGTGGAGCAGTTCACGAGCCAAAGCTTGAAGATCGCCACCACCACCAACGCCTCCACTCGATGAGCCGCCTACGAACTGATGATGTTGGTTGTGCAGCAATGCACGTTGTTGCATGACCCAAGCAGTTGGCTGCACCATGGGTTCGAAAAGCGATGACAAGTCGTATGTTGCGGGCATGGGGGCCGAAGGAAGGTCTGCAATGGAGAGTTGAGGTTGCGCGATTAGCGGTGGAGGTGGCGGAGGAGGTGATGGAAGCTCCATTGTTGCTAGGTGGGCTTGCAAGTATGAGATCTCAGCTTGTAGATTCACCACCTGTGTATTATGTACACATAACAGTAAACCCAATATGTCAAAAAGAAGTAAAACCATACAACAAGGAAGTGATGAAGTTTCACAAAAGCTTTCTCATACAGTGAAAGATATTAAGTAAAACTTACTTGAATTGTATATGCAGTATAGTAGAACATAATCTATATGATAGTATAATTGTGGTTTTGAAACACATTTAAGGGTTCCTTAGCTTTGTTTATACTAAAAGGGCGTATTAGAACATGGCCTTGCGAACAAATGAAGCATTCTCAGAAGAATGAACAAAGTTTCTTCTCCATATTAATTTCTTCTTGGAGTTAGCGAATTGCTGAGGTTTGTTTCGTTGAATACTTGAATTTGGATGTGGCAGTTTCTATTAAATTAGTATGCTATTGCATATAAAGATATGATCTTGAGTTTTGAATTTTGACTCGAGCTACTCTCTGAAAACAAATATGTAAACCTCCCACAATTAGCTAAATTGATCTACAAACATCAAACCATTCATACGGTTATGACTAATTCATCCATCCTATACATTTCAGAAAGTTAAACAAAAACCAACTAAACATTAATAAATTTTTTTAATTTTATTTTTCAAAAAACACAAATGAGAAGTAGACAAATTTACTCTAAAATATTAATTAAAACAAAATAAATAAATAAATAAATAAATAAGCTATCAATCTAACAGACTACTGACTGACACAATTATAAAAAGTTTTCGCTTTTGTTAGCTATTCATTTTCTATATCTTCAATAAAAATGAAACGCTCACTTTGCACTGAAAACTTTCATGTGAAAAAAGAGACATGCATCAGCTTGTAAGGTAACGTGATAAAAGAACGATCACGTGAAAGTTGCGACATCAGCTTGTAAGTTAACGCCAACAGTTTTATTGCACCAAATTAAGAGGGTGGAAAGAGATTAGTATCATTTATAAAAATTTCATTTCTTTTTTATGTCATCACATTTGATGCTTGAAATAAGAGTCTTAGCAATTTTATTACAAATTCAATAATATTGACCAAAAACTCTAAAAATAGTTGTGGGAAATAAAGAAGGGTAGTCACTAATCATCGAGTTTCTATGTATAGGTACTTCATCTACACTCACAATCAGTCAGAGTAGATCTACACAGTACACATGACTAGGTAAGCAAATTCTGAAAAAGAGATTGAATGACAAATAAAATATGGAAAAATAAACAAACTAGTTTCCACTTTCCCCCGAAAATACTGAATTTATAAAAATATATAAATGAGATTGTATAAGAGAAGACCAGTTAAATTGATGAAGCATGAAACCGACCATTTCCTCAATACCAGCAAAGCAAGAACCCACAATTTGCACAGAAAGATGGCACAAACAAACCAGTAGGGCTCTATGAATGAACATTTTGTATAGAGTAACCGCCGACCACAAGATTTCTTAATCAAAGAGGCCCTCTAGATTTCAGCAAAGCACAAAACTGTCCCCTATAAGCATTTTATTCTTCCTTGATTTGGTTTTGTAAGCTTTTAATCAACTGTGTTTCTCACCAAGGGCACCAAACCCTGAGTTCAGAAGACATCAGGACACCTCCTCCCTGTCAATGAGGGCATGGTTGCCCTACATATCAACCTTTACTGAAGTAACTATATGGGTCAATGCTAGTTGAAATATAGGTAAATCATTGGCTTATAGCTACCCAAAAGTGAAAAAAGAAAGGTTTTGGTTTAAACCAGGAAAGAAAAAAGCGTTTTGTTTTGGATTAAAATTTTCCAGAAATGGGGTACTGAGAAATTAAAAAGGTCAGACGATTAAGAAAGTAAAGGGATGGGATACCAGAATATGTCAAGATCATGAGTCACTGAATCATGATCATGATAAGTCGATAATCATCATCAACGAAGTTGGTATGAAAGTTTGATTGATTAAATAATAAAATCGAGTCAAATTAATCGTGTATATATGTTAATATTTATAGTAATGTGTGCACCTGTTGTTGAAGAGCAAAGATGTGAGCAACACAGCCGTAGACTGGATCTTTGAGCCTAGCTTGAGCCTCAAAGCAAACAGTGAGGACGGCGTCGGGGCGCTTGTGTGCCGGAATATGATGAAGAAGCTTGGAGACATTGCTAGCTCCGAACACCTTGTGCACCGCTGCAAAGTGAGCTGCTCCTTGCTCTGAATCGAAGTAGGGTGCAAATATGCATCCTGCAACACACTTCCTCCTCAAGAACTTACACGCCCCACAAGGTCCGGCGTTTCCTCCTCCTCCGGCACTGCCTCCACTGCTGCTGCCTCCTCCACCGCCACAGCCACCACTAGGGTTTGTTGTCGCATTCATCTCTCGCCGGAGAGAGGGTTTTTCTTTCTTGGGGGAAATCTTAATTGATTTGCTTGCGCTGTTTGATTTACTTGATTTGGTATTTATGAGTGTTTGAGGGGGTTTAAGGTCGTGAAGATGATGATGATGAGTGGTGCCATTAATGTTTTGGGAGGGGAAAAAAAGAAGGGTGTTTGGGGTTTGGTGGTGGCTTTGTTTTGGTTTTTGTTTTGGGGTTAATGGGTTGTTCTTATGGAGTGAGTGGAGGTTAAAGGGTGTGTGAATATTGTGATGATATTAAAAACAAACAAAACTAGCTTTAGCTTTAGCTATAGAGAAGATTAGAAGAGGAGGAAGAAGAAGACTTTAAAGCCACGCGAGAGAGCAAACGCTTAATACCAACATTTAGCTTCTTGCGTGAAGCAAACATACGATAAGCCCTAGCTAGCAAAACCGATCATCCTCTTCTCTCTCTATAGCTGGCTGCATATATATTTAAACAATTAAAGAAGTAATTCTTGGCTTAAATCAGATATAGAATGAACTGTATGAATATGAAAGTGGGTTTGTTGTTGCTGTGGAGCAAAAAGAATGGGATTTTGGAAGGTCGAAACGTGTCGAGGGGTCTGTCTATGTTTGCCAGTCTGCGTGTTTTAAGCTGCGTGGAGGGCAAAAGACGCCATCTCCATCTCTCACTTTCTCTCTCAACGTTTGAAAATGACCTTCATTTTTTCTTTTAACTTTCCTTTTCGATATGAAAAGCCAAAACGAAGCTTGAGTTTCAAAAATGTACATAAATGGATCGAAATAGCACTTATTTCCTGCTGGTTAATTAGTATGATCTTACATGGATACTGTAGTAATTCTCTGCTGCTTAATTACTGGTTCATCTCATAATAAGTGACATCTTGTTTACTTGTTCTTCTTATTTGCTTGAAAATTTAGTAGAAATGAATGAATGATTCTTTTCATAGATGATCATCACAAGAATGGATGATCATTGGAAGATGGAAGATGAATTGGCACGAGGATGATGAAGTTGAAATAACACTAAACATCTTACTCTTAGCTCAATTAATTATTTCTTAAGTGATGCCCTTGACTAGCTATACTTGGAAAAAGGTACCAAAGAAGATAAGGGTCCACTGGAGCACTGCCTATATATGATGATTGGAAAGTTGTACTCGAACAAGGCATCGTTATCTTCAGAAAATGAAAGATGATTTTTATCTAAACGCAAGAGAATAGAGGTTTAATTATGCAAAATATATCCCTTGAGCATCTAGGGGTTGCACTGCGGAAATTTCAGAAACAAGGTTTCTTAAACCAACTCGATCTAGTTGCTTTTGTTACTAATAATTGATATCTGTTGAAGGAATTTACATTCCTATCCTTGATGATGTGTCTTGACCGAATATTCTCCTTATTAGATTAGAATATCTGTTAGATATCAAACCCTGATTTACAGGGATTCTCTATGTAATGCCTATATCAAAGACATGATATCAATGAGATGAGTAGACATTTATTCTCGTATTCACATACTCTTTATCACGTTATCAGCACGAGGCAGCAGCTTAGCAGCGTAAGGCAGCGCGCATGCCGCCTGTCGCAGTCTGCCTATGCGGGCAGCGTGCAGCACGCCCCTGCCACGCCCTTGCGCGTGTAGCGCTGCAGCCGAGCCCCTGCCGCGTATGGCTGAGCCCCTACAAGGCCCCTACGCGTCGTCGAGGGCTTCCAATGCGGCAATTGAGCAGATTTTGGCTCCCAACCAAAATCAAGCTTCCAAAGCTCCTTCTAGCTCAAAATTGACGTAATATGGCATTGTCCCCTATACTGAGACACCGAATGATGTGTTAGTCGGTTTTGCTGATGCTGGGTATTTTTCAGACCCACACAAAGGACGTTCTTAAACTGGGTATGTGTTTACCATGGGAACTACGGCGATTTCTTGGAGATCTCCTAAGCAAACCCTTATTGCTACTTCCTCGAATCATTCAGAGATTATTGCACTACATGAAGCAGTCAAAAAATGTGTTTGCTTCGCTCTGTAATAACTCATATTCGAGAGTCTAGTGGATTGACATCTACCACTGATGCACCAACTTGTATCTATGAAGACAATGCGGCATGCATTGAACAAATGAAGTTGGGATTTATCAAGGGTGATAATACTAAGCATATCTCGCCTAAGTTCTTCTACAATCAGCAACAGCAACAGCTTTTGAATATCCAGGTGAACCAAGTGAGTTCCGAGGATAATGTAGCAGATTTGTTTACCAAGTTTCTACCCAAATCTACTCTTGAGAAGCATGTGTGAAGTATTGGTATGCGTCGCTTATTTGAACTCCATGATTGATTGATTATTAGGGGGAGCTGATTATGTAGACATCAGGGGGAGTCTACGACACATGTTTTACATTTCAAGTTGTAGTTGGCGCGTTGTGCTCTTTTTCCCTTCGACCAAGTCTTTTGTTTTTACCCAAAAGGTTTTTTGTTTTACTTGGCAAGGTTTTTACCGAGGCAACGTTCATGCGCCATGTGATTCTAGTACACGACACAAGGAATTTACATTCCTATCATTGATGATGTGTCTTGACCGAATCTTCTCCTTATTAGACTAGAATATCTGTTAGATATTAAACCCTGATTTACAGGGATTTTCTATGTAATGCCTATATAAAAGCCATGATATCAATGAGATAAGTAGATCTTTATTCTCATATTCACATACTCTTTATCAATATCAATATAAAAGGTTTCTAGATGAATCAGAAAATTGATTTTTTTTTTTTTTTTAAACTCTTCACAAATACAAAATTGAAGGGAAACTAAAATCCACTTTAGTTTTTCAACTAAGCGGTCTTATCTTCATTAAGGAATAACGGTATTTTCTTTGTACATTTCATGTGAGATTGAACACTCATAAAACGTGACATAGGGTCCACTTTCACAGTGAGTTATCATGTTTTATATTGTTATTATCTAAGCCCACACAAAAAGATTCGTCCATGTGCAGTGCAGTCTATCTATTACGTAGGGTTGAAAAAAGCTGAGGATCGAAATTTGACAAATGCGCTCCTAAAAAAAATTGACAAATGTGCGTCAATGTTAATTTTAAGATAACTACATCTCATTAATTACGTACCTTTGTACTAATCGTTGAAGAATTCACACTAAATTAAACATATAACTTAATTTCTCTTTTTATTAAAACACGTAACGGTCATTTCGTTGTATATTTTATGTCAGATCGAACACTCAGAAAACGTGAGATATGGTCCACTTTCACAGTGAGTGAGATCACGTTTAATTTACATTGATATTATATGAGAGTACACAAAAAAGTTCATCTTGTGTGCTATGCAATCAAGCTAGCGATTACGTAAGGTAGAGGAGAGCTGAGAGTCCTCGAAATTTGACAATTAAATGTATGTTAATATTTGGAAATAACTAGTTCTCAATAATTTCTTTTGTACTAATTCTGATCAACAAGAGATTAACATTCAATAAACATATCACTTTCTTTTTTATTCGGAAACGAGATCGATATAGCATTGAGAATAGGTGATTAGCTGATTTTGGAATATATTTGATTTAAGTGTTGGTTGTAGCTAGTTGCATCTGATTGTGACACCATGTTTAACATCTTGTAGCTTCTATATATCAACACATGCAGTACATGGTAAGCACAACTTTTCTATTCTAATTTAAGACGTCTATTTTGCATTTATAGTATGAAGATCATTTTGCAAAACCTGGCCTGCAACTAAATTTCGACTCTTCGACTTAATTCAATCATGTAAGTCTTGATCAAAAGACTTCCAAGTAAATTAAATAATAAACTTCTAAATAATAATTTAAATTCGAAATCACTTAAACCGGTTAACACGTACTAGCTATAACATTATTATATTCTCATTGTAAATTAACAAGCACCATTGTCATGGTTGGGAAAGTTTCATTAGCAAGAAAACAAAAATAACCCTAATGATCTGACTAGTTTAAACTTATAACTTACCAAAAATGGTTCTTTTTAATTGGCGGTAAATCAAAAAGGCCAATGCCCTAATTCTTTTTCTTCGATTATTACATCAAAGCCGTAGCTGGACATTCAAAGCTAGCTCAGAGTCACCCTAATCTCAGGCCACCACGTGTGGGGTGACAATGAAAGCAACAGTCGTCTACGCCGAGATGCTGACCTCATCTTGCAACTGTAGGGTCCTCCTCCACTGTAATTTTTTTAATTAATTATTTTCATTTTTAACTTTTAGTAAAACCGAAAGTGAAAAAGGGTGTAAACAGTTCGCAACGGCGCGGTGTCGGAAGCACTATTGAGAGCTCCAGTGCCACCAGAAGAACGACACGTTTACGGCTTCAGTAGACTCTCTACGGTTGTGATGACGACTGAGGGAGCTCGCGTACGTTGTAACAGTCGCGCACATATTCTCACTTCTGTGTGATCTTTATGGAAGAGGGAAGCGTTAAACTTGAAGTGTGCCTCTTTGTTTGAACCTAGCTCTTCAAGTCATTGGAAGTCTCAAAATTAAAGAGAGGTGAGTTCTTGTATATATAGTTGAGCGTTTCATCTTGTTCTTCTAGATAGTATTGACTTCGCAGGAACTTGAACTTTGGATTCATGTGTATATAACCTTCTTATGAGGTGGTAGCTAGCTAGAAAGTTTGAGCGAGGAAGTTGTCCATATTTGCTTCCTGAATTCTTCCATAACAACTAATTAAGAGTAATTACGTCGAAATTATAACTTCTTTTTTTTAAGGATCTTCATGACAAATACCTTAAATAACATTTTTGAACCCTTGTCGATCTTCATGACAAATATCTTAATTTTCAAAACCCTATACCATGCTGAAGTTGAATTTTCGCACAATCGCATACGCACGCTTTCCTTTGATTAATTTAGTCATTTGTGCATGTAACCTCTTGAGGTATTATGTATGAGTTTACCCCTTAACCTTGTCAAACACATTTAGATATGAAGATTACTAGGAGTAAGTTGTCTATGTTCACGTATGCCTTTGAACCCGATCTCCTTAACTGGTATCAAACATTAGGATACATAATTAACTAAGGCATATTGGCAGAACCATAAAACAATTCGTAGGAGTACTTCCATAGTTCGATAGTTTTAGACGTTGCAGGGCGCGCAATAGAATGCTATATGATCACATACAAGTTTCTCTTGGCCAAGGAATAAACAAGTTCAACACGTACTTCTCAAGTACTGTAGATAATATATAAGTTCAAGCGATAACGACCCGAGAATAGTAAAAGAGATCGATATAAGAAAGGTCACTAGCTTGTATATATTGACAACATGTCAATACTAAAAGACACACATATACATGATTTGAAACTTAGTCTTTGAATTGCTTAGCATGTCTCTCAATGTTTAACTAGTGTCTTGAAGATAGGCTTTTCTAAACGTTCTGTAGCAGCAATGTTGATTAGTGTTCAATGCAATTTTAGATATTGAAAAAAATGAATAAAGACCCCACGAGTTCCCCACCCGTGCGGTCAAAACCCTTAAAATCTTAAGAATGTGTAACTATTTAAGATGATTTGCATTGGCTTTACCAATTTAGGTTTGAAGAAATGTGTTTAAAATTGTAGGATGTCACCCCAACATGCGGCAACTGAGCTGCTAAGAACCTAAGAAGGATTGATTAGTCAACCGATTGGTTAAACAAACAAGATTAATTAAGGGTAATATAATTAAGTAAAGTGGTCAAAGAAGGATTATATTTTAGACCACACTAATCATGGAAGTAATATTTGATAGGCTTTTAGATCAGTCATGCATGTTAGTCAAACAGTCATCGGACCTGTATTCTTAAGTCTTGACTAATAAGCTGCTGTCTATCTAATTATTAATTAGTACTATTTTAAAACAAGGCCGTCCAACCCGTCTAGACAGAAACTGGGCGCTTTAAGCCTGCCCTTCGTACATGAAATCATATATATAAAGTATAGTATCCATCCA
Above is a window of Fragaria vesca subsp. vesca linkage group LG7, FraVesHawaii_1.0, whole genome shotgun sequence DNA encoding:
- the LOC101291664 gene encoding LOB domain-containing protein 30-like — translated: MNATTNPSGGCGGGGGSSSGGSAGGGGNAGPCGACKFLRRKCVAGCIFAPYFDSEQGAAHFAAVHKVFGASNVSKLLHHIPAHKRPDAVLTVCFEAQARLKDPVYGCVAHIFALQQQVVNLQAEISYLQAHLATMELPSPPPPPPPLIAQPQLSIADLPSAPMPATYDLSSLFEPMVQPTAWVMQQRALLHNQHHQFVGGSSSGGVGGGGDLQALARELLHRHTGSPSGSVPCSEASPSRSLSK